One window of the Vicinamibacteria bacterium genome contains the following:
- a CDS encoding VOC family protein, translating to MELKAIHHVGLVVRDLDRSIYFYHDLLGLPFANEPTPWFEGPELAKGVGVPDASLRQVSLWAGEHSSMELIEYRDRADTSGQAVPNNHIGAAHVCFRVDDIHAKKAELESKGVVFYSDVNVVDEGPLAGWR from the coding sequence AGGGACCTGGATCGCTCGATCTACTTCTATCACGACCTCTTGGGGTTGCCGTTCGCCAACGAGCCAACGCCCTGGTTCGAGGGGCCGGAGCTGGCGAAAGGCGTCGGGGTCCCCGACGCATCATTGCGTCAGGTGAGCCTGTGGGCAGGCGAACACTCGAGCATGGAATTGATCGAATATCGTGACCGGGCCGACACGTCGGGACAAGCGGTTCCGAACAATCACATCGGAGCGGCCCATGTCTGCTTCCGGGTCGACGACATCCATGCCAAAAAGGCAGAGTTGGAGAGCAAAGGTGTCGTCTTCTACTCGGACGTCAACGTGGTTGACGAAGGCCCCCTCGCCGGCTGGCGTT